In Leptotrichia buccalis C-1013-b, the genomic window GATATATGTTATCATAATTAAATTTATTTGTCAACTACTTTTTTCAACTTTTTTCTTGTTTTAAGTTTTTCAATCTTAAAAAGCCTAACAAAACCTTTTAAAAATTGTGTTTTTAGAGTGGTTTTATTTTTTTATATTAGGCTGTGTCTGAAAACTTAAAATCTATGTTATTTTTAATGTTTTTTTGATTTTATAAATTATACAAATCATGATAAAATCAGTGTTTATTATTTTTGATTTTGGAAAAATTTGTTAAAAATTCATCATTTGGAGAATTTTCAGACACGCGCTAAACAATCTCGCTAAACAATCTATTTAGTTTTTAAATAATTATTTATGATATCTATACTTTTTATATAGTTTTTAGTCAAGCTGATACTGTTTTTATAAGATAATTTCATAAATTTTTGATTATTTTTTTTCAATAAGGATTGCAATATATTATCAAATTTAGACATTTTATTATAGTTATTTGTTGTATTTTGAATATTTGATTCCTTTTCTATGTATATTAACACATCGAAATTGGTATGTTTGACAAAATCTTCTATTACTGGATGCTTTTCTTCGTTTTGAATTATTGAAAAAGTCTGCAAAGAATAGAAATCCGTATCTATGAATGTTAATTTATCGGCGTTTTTTATGGATTTTAGGATTCTTCTATTATGTTCATAAGCTATATTACTGTAATCATCATATTGTAAATTTTCTATCTTATTTTGTAATTCCTCTTTTACATATTCTTTTTTGTATTCTTTTACATAGGTTGTATTGTAATAATTTGCTAATTTATGAGTCAAATTAGTTTTTCCTGAATGTTCAGAGCCAATTATTGCTACTTTTAGGACAAAAAATTCTCTTACATATTTTGGGATAAAGAACCAATTCTCATAGGGATTTTTTCTTATTTCTGTTGCACTGATATGAAAATTATTTCTTTTTACATCTATTACTTTTATTTCTAAATTTTTATTAAAAGATTTTTCAAAATTTGGTAATGTTAGGAAATTATCTTTATAATTTTGTATATCTTGAGTTTCATTTGTAAAAATTATATCAATTTTTATATTATTTGTTAAAAGAATTTCCTGCACTCGTTCGCTCCATAGTTTCCAGCCGTTTGGATAAAATGGAATTCCGTCTTCTGCCATATGTATGACTTTTATATTTTTTTGATGTTTGAAAGTTTTTTCCACAAATCTGATTCTGTCTTTTATAGTTGGCATCTTTTTCATTTTTGATTCTTCAAAAAGTTTTTTATCTCTTTCATTGTCACTACAGACAAAAATGTATAGATTATCTACAAAACCACTGGCTCTTTGAATAAAATCTACATGTCCTATATGAAGAGGGTAAAATTTCCCAAATATTATTCCATTTTTTGACATTCTTTGCTCCTGTCTGTTTTTTTTTGTTTATTTATTATTCTTCAACTAGAATTTTTAAATTTTTAATATTATTACTTTCTTTTTTTTCTTCAAATTTTACATTTGAGATTTCTGTAAATCTTTTACTTATTTTATTTGAAGTTGTATTAATTTCTTTTACATCCTTTGAAACTTTTTCGATATTTTTTTGCAAATTATCCCAACGAGTGCGGTATCTTGTAAATTCGAGGTTCAATTTTTCCAGTTCTTGCTGAATTATATTGGCATATTTATTTCTTTCTAAATTTATCATCATAACCTGAATTACAGTTAATACTGAAATTAATGTTGTAGGTGAGGCAATTCGGACATTTTTCTTGTAAGCATATTCAATGATGTCTGTGTGATAGGCATTTATTTCGGCGAAAATTGCTTCAGCTGGTAAAAATAATATTGCTTGTTCGCTTGTTTCATTTTTTATAATATATTTTGAAGAAATTGTATCTATGTGCTTTTTCAAATCATTTGAAAAATCTTTTTTAGCATTTTCTCTTTCAGGTTGCGATAATTCACTACTGTACATTCTTCTATAATTTTCTAATGGAAATTTTGAGTCAATTGCAATATTTCCGAGAGGTTCTGGAGTAAAAATGATGGAATCAGCGATTGTTCCATTTGAAAGTTTGTACTGCTTTTGATAAAGTTTGTCATTTTTTTCTCCAAAAACTGAAGATAAAATTTGGTAAAGCTGTACTTCTCCAAAAATTCCACGGCTTTTTTTATCTGTTAAAATATCCTGAAGAGAAACAACATTGCTTGATAATGTTTCAATTTTTTTCTGAGCTTCATCAATTTTTCCCAATCTTTCCAGTACATTTCCAAAAGTTTTCGTTGTTTCTTCAAAGCCTTTTGATAACCTTTCTTCTACTTTCATATTCATTAAATCAAGTCTATTTTCAACTTTTTGACTTAATTTTTCAAAATTCTCATTTAAATTTTGAGTAAGACTATCCTTAAACTCATTTATATTTTTGGTCAAATCCTGATTATTCTCATTTAATCTAACTGATAACTTTTGAATGTTGTTATTCATATTTGAAGTTAAGAGTTGATTATTTTCTGTATTATTTTTAAATAGCAACTGATTATTTTCATTCATTGTACTACTTAAATTTTGTCCAAGTCCATTAAATTTCAAAAGTAGTTTTTCATTATTTTCAGATAAAATTGTCCCTAAATTGCCTATTCCTTCCAATAAATTATTTTTTGTGTTTAAATTTATGCTTTTTTCAATTTCGTCAAATTTTTTTTTATTCTCTTCAAAATTTTGTTTATTATTTTCATTAAGCTGACTTAATAGCTCTTTTTCCCCTTTTTCATTATTTTTTTTATTAATGAAACTAATTGTAGCTATAATTGTAATAATATTAACTATTGCAATAATTATTATTATTAATCCCATTTATAATGTTCTCCTTTAATTTGAAATTTAAAAGAACTTCCAACTTCCATCTTCATATTTTGCTTTTTTTCCGTTACTTTCAAAATGTTCATAATTTATTTTTACATCTTCTGTTTCACTTTCATCTATCTGATTTTGAATCTCTTCTTCATTTTCATTAGCTTCCTCATCATTTTGAAATATTTCTTCAGGCTCATTTTCATAAAAATTTTCTTTTAGTTCCTTATCTTTTTTAGAAATTTGAAAATCTATTGTCAAATCATCAGATTTTCTATGTTTCTCAGAGTTTTGAAAAATCTCAACTTTA contains:
- the nadR gene encoding multifunctional transcriptional regulator/nicotinamide-nucleotide adenylyltransferase/ribosylnicotinamide kinase NadR, whose protein sequence is MSKNGIIFGKFYPLHIGHVDFIQRASGFVDNLYIFVCSDNERDKKLFEESKMKKMPTIKDRIRFVEKTFKHQKNIKVIHMAEDGIPFYPNGWKLWSERVQEILLTNNIKIDIIFTNETQDIQNYKDNFLTLPNFEKSFNKNLEIKVIDVKRNNFHISATEIRKNPYENWFFIPKYVREFFVLKVAIIGSEHSGKTNLTHKLANYYNTTYVKEYKKEYVKEELQNKIENLQYDDYSNIAYEHNRRILKSIKNADKLTFIDTDFYSLQTFSIIQNEEKHPVIEDFVKHTNFDVLIYIEKESNIQNTTNNYNKMSKFDNILQSLLKKNNQKFMKLSYKNSISLTKNYIKSIDIINNYLKTK
- a CDS encoding DNA recombination protein RmuC; protein product: MGLIIIIIAIVNIITIIATISFINKKNNEKGEKELLSQLNENNKQNFEENKKKFDEIEKSINLNTKNNLLEGIGNLGTILSENNEKLLLKFNGLGQNLSSTMNENNQLLFKNNTENNQLLTSNMNNNIQKLSVRLNENNQDLTKNINEFKDSLTQNLNENFEKLSQKVENRLDLMNMKVEERLSKGFEETTKTFGNVLERLGKIDEAQKKIETLSSNVVSLQDILTDKKSRGIFGEVQLYQILSSVFGEKNDKLYQKQYKLSNGTIADSIIFTPEPLGNIAIDSKFPLENYRRMYSSELSQPERENAKKDFSNDLKKHIDTISSKYIIKNETSEQAILFLPAEAIFAEINAYHTDIIEYAYKKNVRIASPTTLISVLTVIQVMMINLERNKYANIIQQELEKLNLEFTRYRTRWDNLQKNIEKVSKDVKEINTTSNKISKRFTEISNVKFEEKKESNNIKNLKILVEE